The Lujinxingia vulgaris genome includes a region encoding these proteins:
- a CDS encoding Hsp70 family protein: MKLTPPFGIDLGTTHSSAAIYLPGAAAPLTFDDGQGSQVMPSAVGLSPAGDLVAGRPAFDTRFGPTPPLTSFKRRMGHSDALQLGSRALTPVEASGHLLSALVARFAGQLQGHVEAAELRLERALITIPAYFDVTQAEATRQAGELAGLEVIGLLQEPTAAAMFYSWKHQLQDGNFLVYDLGGGTFDVSVIRCLAGEYQVLGIDGDNHLGGDDFDRRLAGLLRSRLNAAGYALGTSFDEPDDRLRFELLTRHARTLKELLSAQDAASLELDGSFSDREGRPVHASVEVSRAEFERAIDDLIESTLGACQRALHQSGEQAQVTLSDIDHVLLVGGSTHVPAVQQAIARAFCGEGVSRAEAPLSDSPEMCVALGAALHAATLGRLRIEADSGVAIELDDIPSGLGEALSGRVELARQGQQPEALELREASQTLARTALRATDAPGVWNFFVANLPEGVSERPSATLVDSAGVPLGSVPLWLPRRAPSERPAPMPALSNPAVLSRGIFLEVVKDGKPSRHALIPRGAHLPTRATHRLATADTSGAVVLQLFQDRLPIHTLVMPLPEHTAPGTPLTLELDVDETLMMSARGNIGSQEFWVRIDPPRTPAELDWPQIEELMRRAEAAGRQLWGMEARRFERDVAPLIAGMEVAVHQDPLRLQILARRLEALLDEFAPRAERIPGRGRVDATLDGIRRAVFSSTGDVQSITREQWRARLDHLSAEVARVWEGSDDAAWRQLADRVQATYETVVQDEARFLRADPEGHARRMLDTCQSRQARVRMDLREFALSADADRRALQEREIERLEQRLRDEVIAPLDELRASLDATPLARRTDALEAIHVAIDHLELGLQRVRTLGLLKRQES, from the coding sequence ATGAAACTGACCCCACCCTTTGGCATCGATCTGGGCACCACCCACAGCAGCGCGGCGATCTACCTGCCCGGCGCCGCCGCGCCCCTGACGTTTGACGATGGTCAGGGCAGCCAGGTGATGCCCTCGGCTGTGGGCTTGAGCCCTGCGGGCGATCTTGTGGCCGGCCGCCCGGCGTTTGACACGCGCTTTGGACCCACGCCCCCGCTGACCTCCTTTAAACGCCGCATGGGACACAGCGATGCGCTGCAGCTGGGCTCGCGGGCGCTGACCCCGGTCGAGGCATCGGGGCACCTCCTCTCGGCGCTGGTCGCCCGCTTCGCCGGCCAACTTCAGGGCCACGTCGAAGCGGCGGAGCTTCGGCTGGAGCGCGCGCTCATCACCATCCCGGCCTACTTCGACGTCACCCAGGCCGAGGCTACCCGCCAGGCCGGCGAGCTGGCCGGGCTGGAGGTTATCGGCCTGCTTCAGGAGCCCACGGCCGCGGCGATGTTCTACAGCTGGAAGCACCAGCTTCAGGACGGCAACTTCCTGGTCTACGACCTGGGCGGAGGCACCTTCGATGTCTCGGTGATTCGGTGCCTGGCCGGGGAGTACCAGGTGCTGGGCATCGACGGCGACAACCACCTGGGCGGCGACGACTTTGATCGGCGCCTGGCCGGGCTGCTACGCAGCCGCCTCAACGCCGCGGGTTATGCTCTGGGCACGAGCTTCGATGAGCCGGACGACCGCCTGCGCTTTGAACTTCTGACCCGTCACGCCCGCACACTCAAAGAGTTGCTCAGCGCTCAGGACGCCGCGTCGCTGGAGCTCGACGGCAGCTTCAGCGATCGCGAAGGGCGCCCCGTCCACGCGAGCGTGGAGGTGAGCCGCGCCGAGTTTGAACGCGCCATCGACGATCTGATTGAGAGCACCCTCGGGGCCTGTCAGCGGGCGTTGCACCAAAGCGGGGAGCAGGCCCAGGTGACGCTGAGCGACATCGACCACGTGCTCCTGGTCGGGGGCTCCACGCATGTGCCGGCGGTCCAGCAGGCCATCGCCCGGGCGTTCTGCGGCGAGGGCGTCTCGCGTGCCGAGGCCCCCCTGAGCGACTCGCCGGAGATGTGTGTGGCGTTGGGGGCGGCGCTGCACGCAGCGACCCTGGGTCGGCTGCGCATCGAGGCCGACAGCGGCGTGGCCATCGAACTCGACGACATTCCCTCGGGGCTCGGTGAGGCGCTGAGCGGGCGGGTGGAGCTTGCTCGCCAGGGGCAGCAGCCCGAAGCTCTGGAGCTCCGAGAGGCCTCCCAGACCCTTGCCCGCACCGCGCTCCGGGCGACCGACGCCCCGGGGGTATGGAACTTCTTTGTGGCAAACCTCCCCGAGGGTGTATCGGAGCGCCCGAGTGCCACGCTGGTCGACAGCGCGGGCGTTCCGCTGGGGAGCGTTCCGCTCTGGCTCCCCCGCCGCGCCCCGTCCGAGCGCCCCGCCCCCATGCCGGCACTGAGCAACCCGGCGGTGCTCTCGCGCGGCATCTTTCTGGAGGTCGTCAAAGACGGCAAACCCTCGCGCCACGCGCTGATTCCGCGCGGCGCACACCTTCCCACCCGCGCCACCCACCGGCTGGCCACCGCCGACACCAGCGGCGCGGTGGTGCTGCAGCTCTTCCAGGATCGCCTGCCCATTCACACGCTTGTGATGCCCCTGCCGGAGCACACCGCGCCGGGCACCCCGCTGACCCTGGAGCTGGACGTCGACGAGACGCTCATGATGAGCGCACGCGGCAACATCGGCTCGCAGGAGTTCTGGGTGCGCATCGACCCACCCCGCACCCCGGCTGAGCTGGACTGGCCTCAGATCGAGGAGCTGATGCGTCGGGCCGAGGCCGCCGGTCGCCAACTCTGGGGCATGGAGGCGCGCCGCTTCGAGCGCGACGTCGCCCCGCTCATCGCCGGCATGGAGGTCGCGGTTCATCAAGATCCGCTGCGCCTGCAGATCCTCGCCAGGCGCCTGGAGGCCCTGCTCGACGAGTTCGCCCCGCGCGCCGAACGCATCCCCGGCCGTGGACGCGTCGACGCCACCCTTGATGGCATTCGTCGTGCGGTTTTCTCCAGCACTGGCGACGTCCAGAGCATCACCCGAGAGCAGTGGCGCGCGCGCCTCGATCACCTCTCAGCGGAAGTTGCGCGCGTGTGGGAGGGCTCCGATGACGCCGCCTGGCGCCAACTTGCGGACCGCGTGCAGGCGACCTATGAGACCGTCGTTCAAGATGAAGCGCGCTTTCTGCGCGCCGACCCCGAGGGCCACGCCCGGCGCATGCTCGACACCTGCCAGTCGCGCCAGGCCCGGGTTCGTATGGATCTTCGGGAGTTCGCGCTCAGCGCCGACGCCGACCGTCGCGCGCTTCAGGAGCGCGAGATCGAAAGGCTGGAGCAGCGCCTGCGCGACGAGGTCATCGCCCCCCTCGACGAGCTCCGGGCAAGCCTCGATGCCACCCCGCTCGCCAGACGCACCGACGCCCTGGAAGCGATCCACGTTGCCATCGACCATCTTGAGCTCGGGCTACAGCGGGTGCGCACGCTCGGACTTCTCAAACGTCAGGAGAGCTGA
- the holA gene encoding DNA polymerase III subunit delta yields MSKQADRARQFFKDLKKGPVAPIYFVHGEETYLLDRAVEAIVEAAAPEGTNDFNLDTFQGRSASGDAIRSAAEMLPMMSKRRLVVVRDMQEIPLSELGQLEDYFANPSPTTCLILHARTAQKKIDGRSGIIKKLKKAAEVCEFKALYENEIPAFLERQAARRGMRLSRQVVQYLVDAVGTDMAELEQSLEKIDLYIGAAPEGGGRQVDIDEVQEIIAHTRVRTVFDLTDALGARNYQQALLIMERMLLDGQSALVISHMISRHFRIVARLQDPALRSANNSDAARAVGVSPFFLKDYQRHARTFAPDELASILRQMLEVDVALKSSPVPDRVILELLFARICMKALPQRA; encoded by the coding sequence ATGAGCAAACAAGCCGACCGCGCCCGACAGTTTTTCAAAGACCTGAAAAAAGGTCCGGTCGCCCCCATCTATTTTGTGCACGGCGAGGAGACCTACCTGCTCGATCGCGCGGTGGAAGCGATCGTAGAGGCGGCCGCCCCCGAGGGCACCAACGACTTTAACCTGGACACCTTTCAGGGCCGCTCGGCCAGCGGCGACGCGATCCGTTCGGCGGCCGAGATGCTCCCGATGATGTCGAAGCGCCGCCTGGTCGTGGTGCGTGACATGCAGGAGATCCCCCTCTCGGAGCTGGGCCAGCTCGAAGACTATTTTGCCAACCCCAGCCCCACGACCTGCCTGATTTTGCATGCGCGTACCGCCCAGAAGAAGATCGACGGGCGCTCCGGCATCATCAAAAAACTCAAGAAGGCCGCCGAAGTCTGCGAGTTTAAGGCCCTCTACGAAAACGAGATCCCCGCCTTCCTGGAGCGCCAGGCCGCGCGCCGGGGCATGCGCCTGAGCCGACAGGTCGTTCAGTATCTGGTCGACGCGGTAGGCACCGACATGGCGGAGCTGGAGCAGTCCCTGGAGAAGATCGATCTTTATATCGGCGCTGCCCCCGAAGGAGGCGGGCGTCAGGTCGACATCGATGAAGTCCAGGAGATCATCGCCCACACCCGCGTGCGCACCGTCTTTGACCTGACCGACGCGCTGGGCGCGCGCAACTACCAGCAGGCGCTGCTGATCATGGAGCGCATGCTCCTCGACGGGCAGTCCGCGCTGGTGATCAGCCATATGATCAGCCGCCACTTTCGCATTGTGGCGCGCCTGCAAGACCCGGCACTGCGCTCGGCCAACAACAGCGACGCGGCGCGCGCGGTGGGCGTCTCGCCATTTTTCTTAAAGGATTATCAACGTCACGCGCGCACCTTTGCCCCCGATGAGCTGGCGTCTATCCTTCGCCAGATGCTGGAGGTGGATGTGGCGCTTAAATCCAGCCCGGTGCCCGATCGCGTGATCCTGGAGCTGCTCTTTGCCCGCATCTGCATGAAGGCGCTTCCGCAGCGCGCCTGA
- the rpsT gene encoding 30S ribosomal protein S20 yields the protein MANSKSAKKRAQQNIVRRDRNRDVRSALRTKARKFLSAVESGDVSAAETSLRNVESALDSAASKGVIPRKRAARKASRLAVHLEKLRAQG from the coding sequence GTGGCGAATTCAAAGTCTGCTAAAAAGCGCGCGCAACAGAACATCGTGCGCCGTGATCGTAACCGTGACGTGCGCTCGGCGCTGCGCACCAAGGCTCGTAAGTTCTTGAGCGCGGTTGAATCCGGTGACGTCAGCGCGGCTGAGACCAGCCTGCGCAACGTGGAGTCGGCGCTTGATAGCGCGGCCTCCAAGGGTGTGATTCCCCGCAAGCGCGCTGCCCGCAAGGCCAGCCGCCTGGCGGTGCACCTTGAGAAACTGCGCGCCCAGGGCTGA
- the ftsH gene encoding ATP-dependent zinc metalloprotease FtsH, giving the protein MAESSKNTSSPEKGPDSNSGGLSWRTLLVALAVGLGALLIFYQVQGPGAVVSLPYSELKERVTEGEVARVMLSDRQVVAMPTEEALRQEREARGEEDFERWQSQRPVEDPTLLPLLEQREVVVEVAPQSGCAESGFLWLWVLGALMVFIFWSFMIRRMQMLNAQGPGGSNSPVMSFGKSRARVYAEEGTGVTFEDVAGVEEAKEELREIISFLREPSRFTRLGGKVPKGVLLVGPPGTGKTLLARAVAGEAEVPFFNLSGSDFVEMFVGVGAARVRDLFQQAQESAPCIIFVDELDAIGKTRGAAGYQSNEEREQTLNALLVEMDGFDTRSGVIILAATNRPEVLDPALLRSGRFDRQVVVDRPDKKGRRRILEVHARRVVMSPGVDLNVVAAQTPGFVGADLANIVNEAALLAARKNKSEVELEDFQASIERVMAGLERKSRRLSEKESRIVAYHEAGHAIVAGAMSDADPVHKISIVSRGIGALGYTLQVPLEDRYLVTRSELHDRICMLLGGRAAEHIVFGDVSSGAANDLQRVTDIARRMVSEYGMGHAIGNLSYGDDSSPFLSQMGVSARGYSDQTAEKIDAEVQQIVSVLYQRTLEVLEKNVDLLHEMADTLREQEVLEGAQLTTLMERVQPAEAVSGLDGRSALPAAARPDDPSS; this is encoded by the coding sequence ATGGCCGAGTCATCAAAAAACACGTCTTCCCCGGAGAAGGGCCCTGATTCGAACTCCGGGGGCCTCTCCTGGCGCACCCTCCTGGTGGCGCTGGCCGTGGGGCTGGGCGCGCTGCTGATCTTTTACCAGGTTCAGGGGCCCGGCGCGGTGGTCTCGTTACCTTATAGTGAGCTCAAGGAGCGCGTGACCGAGGGTGAGGTCGCGCGTGTGATGCTCTCGGACCGCCAGGTGGTGGCGATGCCCACCGAGGAAGCGCTCCGTCAGGAACGTGAGGCGCGGGGGGAAGAAGACTTCGAGCGCTGGCAGTCCCAGCGCCCTGTTGAAGACCCCACACTCCTTCCTCTGCTGGAGCAGCGCGAGGTGGTCGTGGAAGTCGCGCCGCAAAGCGGCTGCGCCGAGAGCGGATTTCTCTGGCTGTGGGTGCTCGGGGCGTTGATGGTCTTTATCTTCTGGAGCTTTATGATCCGGCGCATGCAGATGCTCAACGCGCAGGGGCCCGGGGGCAGCAACTCCCCGGTGATGAGTTTTGGAAAGAGCCGCGCGCGGGTCTACGCCGAGGAGGGCACCGGCGTGACCTTTGAGGATGTGGCCGGGGTGGAGGAGGCCAAGGAGGAGCTGCGGGAGATCATCAGCTTTCTGCGCGAGCCCTCGCGCTTCACGCGCCTGGGCGGCAAGGTGCCCAAGGGGGTGTTGCTGGTGGGCCCACCGGGAACGGGAAAGACGCTGCTCGCCAGGGCGGTGGCCGGGGAGGCCGAAGTTCCCTTCTTCAACCTGAGCGGTTCGGACTTCGTGGAGATGTTCGTCGGTGTGGGCGCCGCGCGGGTGCGCGACCTCTTTCAGCAGGCTCAGGAGAGCGCGCCCTGCATCATCTTCGTCGACGAACTCGACGCCATCGGCAAAACACGTGGGGCGGCAGGCTACCAGTCCAACGAGGAGCGGGAGCAGACCCTCAACGCGTTGCTCGTGGAGATGGACGGCTTTGATACGCGAAGCGGTGTCATCATCCTGGCCGCCACCAACCGGCCGGAGGTGCTGGATCCGGCGCTCCTGCGCTCGGGGCGTTTTGATCGCCAGGTGGTGGTGGACCGACCCGACAAAAAGGGCCGCCGCCGCATCCTGGAGGTGCACGCCCGTCGGGTGGTGATGTCGCCTGGTGTCGATCTGAACGTGGTCGCCGCGCAGACCCCGGGCTTCGTCGGCGCGGATCTGGCCAACATCGTCAATGAGGCGGCGCTGCTCGCTGCGCGCAAAAACAAGTCCGAGGTGGAGCTCGAGGATTTTCAGGCGTCGATTGAGCGGGTGATGGCGGGTCTGGAGCGGAAGAGCCGCCGTCTCTCCGAGAAGGAGTCGCGCATTGTGGCGTACCACGAAGCCGGGCATGCGATTGTCGCCGGGGCGATGAGTGACGCCGACCCGGTGCACAAAATCAGCATTGTGTCCCGAGGCATCGGCGCGCTCGGCTACACACTGCAGGTGCCGCTGGAGGATCGCTATCTCGTCACGCGAAGTGAGCTTCACGACCGCATCTGCATGCTGCTCGGAGGGCGGGCTGCTGAACATATTGTCTTTGGCGACGTCTCCAGTGGTGCGGCCAACGATTTGCAGCGGGTTACCGACATCGCGCGTCGTATGGTCAGCGAATACGGGATGGGTCACGCCATCGGCAACCTGAGCTACGGTGACGACTCCAGCCCCTTCCTCTCACAGATGGGCGTGAGCGCGCGGGGCTACTCCGATCAAACAGCCGAGAAGATCGATGCGGAAGTTCAGCAGATCGTCAGCGTTCTCTACCAGCGCACGCTGGAGGTGTTGGAGAAAAATGTGGATCTTCTCCACGAGATGGCCGATACCCTCAGAGAGCAAGAGGTGCTCGAAGGCGCCCAACTCACCACCTTGATGGAGAGGGTTCAGCCCGCCGAAGCGGTCAGCGGGCTTGACGGAAGGTCTGCGCTGCCAGCCGCTGCGCGGCCCGATGACCCGTCGAGTTGA
- a CDS encoding CvpA family protein gives MTLDLIAGFVWVVFVALGWRSGALRQIVRIIAAIAVVVASSWVSPLVRDAVFDESGPATPGVEALSLLMAAVGIYVGVVFAGWVAVKILRATSETLGKLDRVAGAGLGGIKGLILVYFAVVLVVLIETPLSRHDPDNTLGLREGRATAFVRSFNVLAPWQFPDLRRLHDALMCGALAAEGGAQDVVRAQGRAADFLRRDAVATMLADDDLMSAVREDHYPLTLADARVRELLNDRDAVDALCSVQWEALREDLERKTLPDAT, from the coding sequence GTGACCCTCGACTTGATCGCAGGCTTTGTGTGGGTGGTGTTCGTGGCGCTGGGATGGCGCTCGGGCGCGCTACGCCAGATCGTACGCATCATTGCGGCGATCGCGGTGGTGGTTGCGTCGTCCTGGGTCTCGCCATTGGTGCGCGACGCGGTCTTTGACGAGTCGGGTCCGGCCACGCCGGGGGTGGAAGCACTGAGCCTCTTGATGGCCGCGGTCGGCATCTACGTCGGGGTGGTCTTCGCAGGCTGGGTCGCCGTCAAAATTCTACGCGCGACCAGTGAGACCCTGGGTAAGCTCGACCGTGTGGCGGGCGCCGGCCTGGGCGGCATCAAAGGTTTGATTCTGGTTTATTTTGCGGTGGTGCTTGTCGTGCTCATCGAGACACCGCTGAGCAGGCATGATCCCGATAACACGCTCGGGCTGCGCGAGGGCCGGGCCACCGCGTTTGTGCGCTCTTTTAATGTGCTGGCCCCCTGGCAGTTTCCCGATCTTCGACGCCTCCATGACGCGCTGATGTGCGGCGCGCTGGCCGCGGAGGGCGGAGCCCAGGATGTGGTTCGCGCGCAGGGCCGGGCTGCCGACTTTCTGCGACGCGACGCCGTCGCCACCATGCTAGCCGACGACGACTTGATGAGCGCGGTGCGCGAAGACCACTACCCGCTGACGCTGGCCGACGCGCGGGTGCGCGAACTTCTCAACGATCGTGACGCGGTCGATGCCCTGTGCAGCGTGCAGTGGGAGGCGCTTCGCGAGGATCTCGAGCGGAAAACACTGCCTGACGCGACTTGA
- a CDS encoding tetratricopeptide repeat protein, which produces MKYCPTCKAQFEGEEIFCPHDGTRLLTKKRDTPGRLAGSSLHGVVNLEAFLSADHLGELYRGRMLTDGTDVQVRVFHRTYTTASLAAARATLDSLKAGAPLPPQILSAAGLFTDQLPHFIAEELAAGESLDQVIKTRGPLPWREALAVGCKLARALDWLAAKGFRPLGVSPGSVYIDAERSDVQLGSWLLGELASDLPAIDSSTPREALPLWLDYVAPELLRDRNADAGAAAVFSVGAVIYRALTGQTPLPADATPEALFDKDHYPPVPSFDGIDLEGAPESLRALLRMSLARDPARRFQAPAAIIAALSNVLGSSPDEVAPPLEAAARAVFNRPGDTGPVALPAYTSPENADDAAIDSVGHTEPQHERHTMLGMPAVAQEEELPSGSSPADEDVPPRVIIDDPGQERPPVTTAPYGEGAFDEPEEPGARTAPLNAVASAEDGAATREPDAADDSQQEASASTAPLNAVAHTEEATPATDAPEEEPNEDTTPSNAASPDDTPAEGGEKKTLMMTAVSVQTLADEVDTGGASPTAEATKADDTDDADELSDASPKLSGEATARPAASRDEPAGPSIVVADDLQGESAEPSSAGETTTDEASPAKRAAEDASIVVDDALKDGDSKQDSDGTTDARADAAEVSTARNAAVSEDVGKLNIGFVSASRSASTEDIDAGWFSDSEDAWANEALREAHDRTRSREKLARVIIVVLLVAAFIAVLVFTQSYEPEEEAEPGTSEREVEQPSVDLERLEAQFEDAMARGALIHPRSNSALQYLTELKRHAPERYEAHRADFVAAADEASRNAEGEERWQEARDLSGFASQHAPDDAALRERAEAVQARYVETLEGESPSPSDDAKGGTSTSSNTASKKRASDTPSRDERSRPTPTPRVDAEASYREGRQAYARGDFEAARTAFERTLSASPNHAGANAGLGQILFDQANMRDAERYQLRAVQARPDNIEYRLQLGTVYFRLERFQDAIRTWEEVLNRDPNNSDAQRFIELAQRRVN; this is translated from the coding sequence GTGAAATACTGCCCAACCTGTAAGGCGCAATTTGAGGGCGAGGAGATCTTTTGTCCTCACGACGGCACCCGACTTCTGACGAAGAAACGTGACACCCCCGGTCGGCTGGCGGGCTCATCGCTGCACGGCGTGGTCAACCTGGAGGCTTTCCTCAGCGCCGACCACCTCGGAGAGCTCTACCGCGGACGGATGCTCACCGATGGGACGGACGTGCAGGTGCGGGTATTCCACCGTACCTACACCACAGCCTCCCTCGCTGCGGCGCGTGCGACCCTGGATTCACTCAAAGCCGGCGCTCCGCTGCCTCCCCAGATTCTGAGCGCCGCCGGGCTCTTCACCGACCAGCTCCCGCATTTCATCGCCGAAGAGCTCGCCGCGGGCGAATCACTCGATCAGGTGATCAAGACACGCGGCCCGCTTCCCTGGCGCGAAGCGCTCGCCGTGGGCTGCAAGCTCGCCAGAGCGCTCGACTGGCTGGCGGCTAAGGGCTTTCGCCCCCTGGGGGTGAGCCCTGGCTCGGTCTACATCGACGCGGAGCGCTCCGATGTGCAGCTGGGCAGCTGGCTGCTCGGAGAACTCGCCAGCGATCTACCGGCGATCGATAGCAGCACACCTCGCGAGGCGCTGCCGCTGTGGCTGGACTACGTCGCCCCGGAACTTCTGCGCGACCGCAACGCCGATGCCGGTGCCGCCGCGGTATTCTCGGTAGGGGCAGTGATTTACCGGGCACTCACGGGTCAAACCCCGCTACCAGCCGACGCGACTCCCGAAGCTCTCTTCGATAAGGATCACTACCCGCCGGTGCCCTCTTTTGACGGTATCGATCTGGAAGGCGCCCCCGAGTCGCTGCGCGCTCTTCTGCGCATGAGCCTGGCGCGCGACCCCGCGCGCCGCTTTCAGGCCCCGGCCGCGATCATCGCCGCGCTCTCCAACGTCCTCGGTAGCTCGCCCGACGAGGTTGCTCCTCCCCTGGAGGCCGCAGCCCGAGCCGTCTTCAACCGCCCCGGCGATACCGGCCCGGTGGCCCTGCCGGCCTACACCTCGCCAGAGAATGCGGACGATGCGGCCATCGACAGCGTAGGGCACACCGAGCCCCAGCATGAGCGTCACACCATGCTGGGCATGCCCGCCGTAGCTCAGGAGGAAGAACTTCCGAGCGGAAGTTCGCCCGCCGACGAAGATGTGCCGCCTCGTGTCATCATCGATGATCCCGGCCAGGAGCGTCCTCCGGTCACGACCGCCCCTTACGGTGAAGGCGCCTTTGATGAACCTGAAGAGCCGGGCGCACGCACCGCTCCGCTCAACGCTGTGGCCTCCGCCGAAGATGGCGCTGCAACGCGTGAACCTGACGCTGCGGACGACTCGCAACAGGAAGCGTCCGCGAGCACTGCGCCCCTCAACGCGGTGGCCCACACCGAAGAAGCAACGCCCGCGACCGACGCGCCGGAGGAGGAGCCTAACGAGGATACCACTCCGAGCAATGCCGCATCTCCCGACGATACCCCGGCGGAAGGGGGAGAAAAGAAGACGCTGATGATGACGGCGGTCTCTGTGCAGACGCTGGCCGACGAAGTCGACACCGGGGGCGCGAGCCCCACCGCGGAGGCGACGAAGGCAGACGACACTGACGACGCAGACGAATTGAGCGACGCGTCGCCAAAACTCTCTGGCGAGGCCACCGCCCGCCCGGCAGCCTCGCGCGACGAGCCCGCCGGTCCCTCGATCGTCGTCGCCGATGATCTTCAGGGCGAATCGGCCGAACCCTCTTCCGCCGGGGAAACGACCACGGACGAGGCTTCCCCGGCGAAGCGCGCCGCCGAAGATGCGTCCATCGTCGTGGATGATGCGCTCAAAGATGGGGACTCGAAGCAGGATTCCGACGGAACTACCGACGCCCGGGCTGACGCCGCCGAGGTGTCCACCGCCCGCAACGCCGCTGTCTCTGAGGATGTCGGCAAGCTCAACATCGGTTTTGTGAGCGCCTCGCGCAGCGCGTCCACCGAAGACATTGACGCCGGATGGTTCTCCGACTCCGAGGACGCCTGGGCGAACGAGGCGCTTCGCGAAGCGCACGACCGGACGCGCTCGCGGGAGAAGCTCGCGCGGGTGATCATTGTGGTGCTTCTGGTCGCAGCGTTCATCGCCGTGCTCGTCTTCACGCAGAGCTACGAGCCCGAGGAAGAGGCCGAACCTGGCACCAGCGAACGCGAGGTCGAACAACCCTCGGTCGATCTGGAGCGCCTCGAAGCGCAGTTTGAAGATGCGATGGCGCGGGGCGCGCTGATTCACCCCCGCTCCAACAGCGCCCTGCAGTATCTGACCGAGCTGAAACGACACGCTCCAGAGCGCTACGAGGCTCACCGTGCCGATTTCGTGGCGGCCGCCGATGAAGCCAGCCGCAACGCCGAAGGCGAGGAGCGCTGGCAAGAAGCGCGCGACCTCTCCGGCTTTGCCAGCCAGCATGCCCCGGACGACGCCGCACTCCGAGAGCGCGCCGAGGCCGTTCAAGCGCGTTATGTAGAGACCCTCGAGGGGGAAAGCCCCTCCCCGAGCGACGACGCTAAAGGCGGCACGTCGACCTCATCGAACACAGCATCAAAAAAACGTGCCTCCGACACCCCGAGCCGCGACGAGCGCTCGCGCCCTACTCCCACACCCCGCGTCGACGCGGAGGCATCTTACCGCGAAGGTCGCCAGGCCTACGCGCGCGGGGACTTTGAGGCGGCCCGTACCGCCTTTGAGCGTACGCTGAGCGCCTCTCCCAACCACGCCGGCGCCAATGCCGGCCTGGGCCAGATTCTCTTCGATCAGGCCAACATGCGCGATGCCGAGCGCTACCAGCTTCGCGCCGTCCAGGCTCGCCCCGACAACATCGAGTACCGCCTGCAGCTGGGGACGGTCTACTTTCGACTGGAGCGCTTCCAGGACGCCATCCGCACCTGGGAGGAAGTCCTCAACCGCGATCCGAACAACTCCGACGCGCAGCGTTTCATTGAGCTTGCGCAGCGCCGCGTGAACTAA
- the yhbY gene encoding ribosome assembly RNA-binding protein YhbY yields the protein MTASKSSSSAGLVQRLSPRLTGKQRRYLRTLAHSLKPLVYVGQKGISENLIENVSAQLLAHELIKVKIHEGDGMVEAAEAIVAGTGAQLAQKIGHTLVLYRPHPEKPTIKLPRDTAAGS from the coding sequence ATGACCGCATCAAAATCTTCATCGAGCGCCGGCCTGGTCCAGCGCCTGAGTCCTCGCCTCACCGGTAAGCAGCGCCGCTACCTGCGCACGCTGGCCCACTCGCTTAAACCCCTGGTCTACGTCGGCCAGAAGGGCATCAGCGAAAACCTGATCGAAAACGTCAGCGCCCAGCTGCTGGCCCATGAGCTGATCAAGGTTAAGATTCATGAAGGCGACGGCATGGTCGAGGCCGCCGAGGCGATCGTCGCCGGCACAGGCGCGCAGCTCGCTCAGAAGATCGGACACACGCTTGTGCTCTACCGGCCGCACCCGGAGAAACCCACGATTAAGTTGCCGCGCGACACTGCGGCGGGATCTTGA
- a CDS encoding L-threonylcarbamoyladenylate synthase, with product MIIELNPEHPQPRRVDQVVEVLKSGGLVAYPTDTVYGIGCDIFNKKAVERLQSLVREIKGQPDHSPLSFICRDLSNISEYALVNDFAYRTLRRMLPGPYTFILEATKLVPRVMLNKRKTVGIRVPESPIALALIEALGNPVANTSATHPDGELIPDPWTIEELYGHSVDLIVDGGYVFPEPSTVIDFSGDLPQLIRKGKGPVGDLEYVELI from the coding sequence ATGATCATCGAGCTCAACCCGGAACATCCCCAGCCGCGTCGCGTCGACCAGGTCGTCGAGGTGCTCAAGAGCGGGGGGCTGGTCGCCTATCCCACCGACACGGTTTACGGGATCGGCTGTGACATCTTTAATAAGAAGGCCGTCGAGCGCCTGCAGTCGCTGGTGCGTGAGATCAAGGGCCAGCCCGACCACAGCCCGCTCTCGTTTATCTGCCGCGATCTGAGCAACATCTCGGAGTACGCGCTGGTTAACGACTTCGCCTACCGCACCCTGCGCCGGATGTTGCCCGGGCCCTACACCTTCATCCTGGAGGCGACCAAGCTGGTGCCCAGGGTGATGCTCAATAAGCGTAAGACCGTGGGCATCCGCGTGCCGGAGAGTCCCATTGCGCTTGCGCTGATCGAGGCGCTGGGCAACCCCGTAGCCAACACCAGCGCGACGCACCCCGACGGGGAGCTTATCCCGGATCCGTGGACGATCGAGGAGCTCTACGGCCACTCCGTCGATCTCATCGTCGACGGGGGATATGTGTTCCCCGAGCCCTCCACCGTCATCGACTTTTCGGGCGATCTTCCCCAGCTCATTCGTAAAGGGAAGGGGCCGGTTGGTGACCTGGAGTACGTCGAGTTGATCTGA